One window of the Myxococcus virescens genome contains the following:
- a CDS encoding sigma-54-dependent transcriptional regulator, with product MSSRARVLVVDDHVEMGQMLKEPLTDDGYKVDIATGGADAIAQLRARVYDAVLCDLRMQDVDGFDVLDAARKLDPDLPVVMMTAFGGVESAVEAMKRGAFHYFTKPFRLDEVRLSLERALEQRRLRTEHRTLKQQAADRGGLGALVGSSAAMRDLYALIERVAWSGAPVLVRGESGSGKELVARALHFEGTRRAGPFVAVNCTALPHALLESELFGHVKGAFTGATTARRGLFVEADGGTLFLDEIGDMAPELQARLLRVLEDGEVRAVGADGSRTVDVRVVAATHQDLETRVKEGRFRADVFYRLNVVTLRLPPLRERREDIPALIEHFLQQAKARNPRSVVQRFSPETLAALGALPWAGNVRELENLVQRLVVLGSTEVVDLPQLRPHLPSDTSQENHPLAAAQRTIIPLRQLETEYIAWAVARCGGNKTKAAELLGIDVSTIHRRERAEGNPQR from the coding sequence ATGTCGTCTAGAGCCAGGGTCCTCGTCGTCGACGACCACGTCGAGATGGGGCAGATGTTGAAGGAACCGCTGACGGACGACGGCTACAAGGTCGACATCGCCACCGGCGGCGCGGATGCCATCGCCCAGCTGCGCGCGCGCGTCTACGACGCGGTGCTGTGCGACCTGCGCATGCAGGACGTGGACGGCTTCGACGTGCTCGACGCCGCGCGCAAGCTGGACCCGGACCTGCCCGTGGTGATGATGACGGCCTTCGGCGGCGTGGAGAGCGCCGTGGAGGCGATGAAGCGCGGCGCGTTCCACTACTTCACCAAGCCCTTCCGGCTGGACGAGGTGCGCCTGTCACTTGAGCGCGCGCTGGAGCAGCGCCGCCTGCGCACCGAGCACCGCACGCTCAAGCAGCAGGCCGCGGACCGTGGGGGCCTGGGCGCCCTGGTGGGCAGCAGCGCCGCGATGCGCGACCTCTACGCGTTGATTGAGCGGGTGGCGTGGTCCGGCGCCCCGGTGCTGGTGCGCGGCGAGAGCGGCAGCGGCAAGGAGCTGGTCGCCCGGGCTTTGCACTTCGAGGGCACCCGGCGCGCGGGGCCCTTCGTGGCCGTCAACTGCACCGCGCTGCCACACGCGCTTCTGGAGAGTGAGCTGTTCGGCCACGTCAAAGGCGCCTTCACCGGCGCCACCACGGCCCGGCGTGGCCTCTTCGTGGAGGCGGACGGCGGCACGCTGTTCCTGGACGAGATTGGCGACATGGCCCCCGAGCTCCAGGCCCGACTGCTCCGCGTGCTGGAGGACGGCGAGGTGCGGGCCGTGGGCGCGGACGGCTCGCGCACGGTGGATGTGCGGGTGGTGGCCGCGACGCACCAGGACCTGGAGACGCGCGTCAAGGAAGGCCGCTTCCGCGCGGACGTCTTCTACCGGCTCAACGTCGTCACGCTGCGGCTGCCGCCCCTGCGCGAGCGCCGCGAGGACATCCCCGCACTCATCGAGCACTTCCTCCAGCAGGCCAAGGCGCGCAATCCGCGCTCCGTCGTGCAGCGGTTCTCCCCGGAGACGCTGGCAGCGCTGGGGGCCCTGCCCTGGGCGGGCAACGTGCGCGAGTTGGAGAACCTGGTGCAGCGGCTGGTCGTGCTCGGCTCGACGGAGGTGGTGGATCTGCCACAACTGCGCCCCCACTTGCCTTCGGACACCAGCCAGGAGAACCACCCGCTGGCCGCGGCACAGCGCACCATCATCCCCCTGCGGCAGCTGGAGACGGAGTACATCGCCTGGGCCGTGGCCCGCTGCGGGGGAAACAAGACGAAGGCGGCCGAGCTGCTCGGCATCGACGTCTCCACCATCCACCGGCGCGAGCGCGCGGAAGGCAATCCGCAACGCTGA
- a CDS encoding OmpA family protein, with protein MNRTLLSLLAAVSLVGCASKPKTSSVTDNLPDRQHSPTATAATSHRTSDEDEDASRRAMSPLSADPVYFELDSATLRPESRDMLAQLATGLRERPLTRVTVSGHTCELGTTEYNIALGHRRAAVVRDYLRNLGVEPKQLSIVSYGEERPLTDTQTEEAFRKNRRAEFTFSSKEQATR; from the coding sequence ATGAACCGAACCCTCCTGTCCCTCCTCGCCGCGGTCAGTCTGGTTGGTTGCGCCTCGAAGCCCAAGACATCCTCCGTCACGGACAACCTGCCGGACCGGCAGCACAGCCCCACCGCCACGGCGGCAACGTCCCACCGGACCTCCGATGAAGACGAGGACGCGTCCCGCCGGGCCATGAGCCCGCTGTCCGCCGACCCGGTGTACTTCGAGCTCGACTCGGCCACGCTGCGGCCCGAGTCGCGCGACATGCTCGCGCAGCTCGCCACGGGCCTGCGGGAGCGGCCCCTGACGCGAGTGACGGTGTCGGGCCACACCTGCGAGCTGGGGACCACGGAGTACAACATCGCGCTGGGCCACCGGCGCGCGGCGGTGGTGCGCGACTACCTGCGCAACCTGGGCGTGGAGCCCAAGCAGCTCTCCATCGTCTCCTACGGCGAGGAGCGGCCACTGACCGACACCCAGACGGAAGAGGCGTTCCGCAAGAACCGCCGCGCGGAGTTCACGTTCTCCTCCAAGGAGCAGGCCACACGCTGA